The region GCTCGCCGGATTTTCCCGGCCACGATGTCGCGCACTGGGGATTGCAGCCCGCGATGACGCTTGCCACCCGCATCATCGGCGTGCAGCACCTCGCGCCCGGCGACACCGTGGGTTACGGCTCGAACTTCACTGCGGATGCGCCGATGCGCATCGGTGTCATCGCGTGCGGCTACGCCGATGGCTATCCACGCCACTGCAACACCGGCACGCCGGTCCTGGTGGACGGCGAGCGCGCACGCATCGTGGGCCGCGTGAGCATGGACATGATCACCGTGGACATCACCGGCCTGCCGCATGCGGGCATGGGCAGCGAGGTGACGCTGTGGGGGCGCGCGTCGAACGGCGCGGTGCTGTCGATCGACGAGCCGGCGAGGGCCGGTGGCACCGTGGGGTACGAGTTGATGTGCGGGCTGGCGCCGCGGGTGCCGGTGCACATCGCCTAGGTGACAAAACCCGGCGGCGCTCGCTATGTCCGCTTGCGCAACCCCAAGGTCATCACCGCCCCCACCACGATCAACGCCCCGACCACCTGGACGGGCGCGATCGACTGGCCCAGCACCAGCCACGCCAGCACCAGCGCGAACACCGGCTCCACATTCATGATCGCCGAATTGCCGACGACGCCCAGGCGCGGGAGCACGGTGAACATGATCGTGAACGCGGTGCCGTAAAGGAAGGTGAGCGCGGCGAGCCCGCCCCAGCCCGCCGGCGCATCGGGCAGGTGGAAGCCGCCTTGCAGCGTCACCGTCGCCAGCGCGACGAGTCCCGCCATGACCATCGTCGTCGCGGTGCGCACGCGGCCGTCCACGTCGCCCGCTTCGTGCTGCGTGACGACCAGTGCAAGGCCGAAAGTCCCCGCAGCCGCGAGCGCGAAAGCCACGCCCGCGCCGATGCGCGCCCACTGGCCCGCGGCCCCAAGCCCGGAGGCCGCGCCGAAGACGTCGAGCGCGAGCGCAAGGCCCAGCAGGATGATGGGCATCGCCACGAGCATCGCTCGCTCGGGGCGCTGCTTGTAGAGGAGGCGCGACCACAGCGCCGTCCAGATGGGATAGGTGTTGAAGGCCAGCAGCGCCAACGCCACCGGCAAACGTGCGACAGCGGAATACAGGCACAGGCTCTGCACGCCGATCAGCAGGCCGATGGCAGGCAGCATGCGCTTGTGCCGCGCGGTGAATGCCACGCGCACGCCCTGCATCGCGAGCAGGCC is a window of Caenimonas aquaedulcis DNA encoding:
- a CDS encoding DMT family transporter, whose translation is MNAPAKAISGTAFATLLLIALMMGANHVAARVAFNHGVDVATAVVFRSSVTALVIVGLLAMQGVRVAFTARHKRMLPAIGLLIGVQSLCLYSAVARLPVALALLAFNTYPIWTALWSRLLYKQRPERAMLVAMPIILLGLALALDVFGAASGLGAAGQWARIGAGVAFALAAAGTFGLALVVTQHEAGDVDGRVRTATTMVMAGLVALATVTLQGGFHLPDAPAGWGGLAALTFLYGTAFTIMFTVLPRLGVVGNSAIMNVEPVFALVLAWLVLGQSIAPVQVVGALIVVGAVMTLGLRKRT